The Microplitis demolitor isolate Queensland-Clemson2020A chromosome 8, iyMicDemo2.1a, whole genome shotgun sequence genome has a segment encoding these proteins:
- the LOC103573107 gene encoding ankyrin repeat domain-containing protein 17 isoform X4, which yields MQNVAQGTSSDSQNNDRTSVVHDITSSTPQSSNSSPTKSETETFSEPQPRFMTDSSESEEDSISEPDIFRGPLDQSTLEEGHHHLEPSKFLLTPEDPERSVDPETQARLEALLEAAGIGKLSSSDGKHLADHEVLRRLTSSVSCALDEAAAALTRMRSDNPRGQNEKRSLVEACTDGDVGTVRKLLTEGRSVHETTEEGESLLSLACSAGYYELAQVLLAMNANVEDRGIKGDCTPLMEAASAGHVDIVSLLIAHGADVNAQSTSGNTPLMYGCAGGHEEVVKVLLEAGANVEDHNENGHTPLMEAASAGHVPVAKILLEHGAGINTHSNEFKESALTLACYKGHLDMVRFLLEAGADQEHKTDEMHTALMEASMDGHVEVARLLLDSGAQVNMPTDSFESPLTLAACGGHVDLAMLLIERGANIEEVNDEGYTPLMEAAREGHEEMVALLLSQGANINAQTEETQETALTLACCGGFLEVADFLIKAGADIELGASTPLMEAAQEGHLDLVRYLLESGADVHAQTQTGDTALTYACENGHTDVADLLLQFGADLEHESEGGRTPLMKACRAGHLCTVQFLISKLASLNRNTTNNDHTPLSLACAGGHLAVVELLLAQSADPFHKLKDNSTMLIEAAKGGHTSVVQLLLDYPHSIMMNAQHNAATPAPMLQQQMQQQQQPQQQQLQQQQQPQPSQIIQPQPLPQQQQPQQQQQLQQQPIIPQLQPQNLSHQQQVPMSHQQVPSLQQPQHQQQQQQSPEQNQNQNLQPKHNSQKSLLRKNRSVTVMPDASLTSAEAQQVRTQPAGEAIAASMDDTNILDKGSGVFTSLSEPNIALSSTPLPVTASTSAESRKNTRHEQILHKQQILEELQRVERELQIKGAGHLFLGTPNLDEQKRQLKSGDGADSTDSLLPGMSNIDLPAQSATALHGDATFPTTMTMANFTTTPPLSLPRAAVSVPGITGTSSAAAVSTGIGIQSPQITGTLTLPHPITASSDVSQNTAISDRPKAKPVSKKEGKNLRKPNLAAGKFIQQQTQQQQQQQQQQQQQQQQQQQQQQQQQQQQHQQQQQQQQQQQQQQQQQVTLVGLQQQYQEKQRQHVYQLQQVHDLQQLQQLNQQLQMQLDQVQVQQQQHHHDVHQFQAGVLSDSGAIVMPSQLLAHLHPTQTHLEHLHDQQTTQQNIPEPLDSELARLHRDTTCPFFAAAPKAKALTADSTVLKLDDGMQIPMDEVAEIIESITFDDVPNGNYMALGQDDQDELELKKFGICDKDQEQLSKDLVSMEQHQVLRQVEQDASGSGRRSSERLNREKTLDDVYKKGFKRGLRMAAAQIRGTEPSYEDPGLDPTIIDNLVLGWNLNAAARNKEKNGAKVSAGTSSSSSSSSISSSSASSNQVQVATQTQGLATSTVTSLTEPDKKQVYTANACAKEKKARYALLSQQPSPCQQQQQQQQQQPPQQQTTAGPVVTGHVQQQQQQQQQQQQQQVQQQVQQSYQLDPAISVPVGAYAGSVVVPTGAQVTADPAPGTYPPANQNQQFACMDVDSETDSNHDTALTLACAGGHEELVEFLLSRGADIEHRDKKGFTPLILAATAGHQKVVEILLHHNADIEAQSERTKDTPLSLACSGGRFEVVELLLSRNANKEHRNVSDYTPLSLAASGGYVNIIKLLLQNGAEINSRTGSKLGISPLMLAAMNGHTQAVKLLLDMGSDINAQIETNRNTALTLACFQGRHEVVSLLLDRKANVEHRAKTGLTPLMEAASGGYVEVGRVLLTKGADVNATPVPSSRDTALTIAADKGHCRFVELLLARGTLVEVKNKKGNSPLWLAANGGHLNVVELLHNAHADIDSQDNRKVSCLMAAFRKGHTKVVKWMVGHVTQFPSDQEMTRYIGTVSDKELLEKCQECVKIIRAAKETQAAKAYKNASILLEELDMEKTREESKRAAAARRRERKKKKKLEKKEEKRKLHEENKKNETIYEDKEDASKKSEDEDADRADESDNEGGADSCERLDNVPSPSPVNRSPDDPDKEEGDSGIDANSQGSCSSNDVKARERKKDKKKKKNNNNNSNNNNSNSNNSNDKDNSPHRPQSSVFASSPSSSNISQSSIVAPSSKLQTCSSTSIPNSTCAPDKRASTSNSNAGGSSSSMATSSGNLRQPVASSSTSGNNNNNNSSERKLKGQLVFESSRHPAEREDFEATGNENYVSGKGKKSNSINSNQYDNDGINNSVKTINSTSPKQAGKREEGWKEVVRKGQSDSDSGRFMNSPCRSKKISVPPNAISRVIGRGGSNINAIRAATGAHIEVEKQSKCQGERIITIKGPTDATKQAHTLIAALIKDPDVDILQMLPKNKLTVISSTWDKSTAPSSATSKPKTGPVNKPPTTVSGTTSYATKSGYTSSGLSSVGQIMPLRSSSSIKLAGAFSAPLSRATAPRLVAAAEKRAHAAAAAAAAAASGQVSSSSSNTRTTMSYTSAIMTSGRATKLITTTAPQTFAAKLSDITASTHTSTSNVQLNHTNQIINNNSNNNNNNNNNNNNNNNSNKQKSSISSISQSQSSVNNVMSSTPSTSLNLSHQTMTSTSPKHCRTLPSLSTQSISGHYTSKTYSSSGPMTIQSSTITSTVVSNGSDNIVSSTSVNSMRVTPSPPVVTQSNSFQQQQSQQTQREQQQREHQQQQQQQHQQQREQQQQQQQHQQQHQQQQQQREQQQQQQQQQQQREQQQQQAHHHSHQQQQQPQPIRSTTPVISGIMEQTGSHQAQQQTSTPLEYSLFNDSFSKVAQQSVWGNRENESQKGMNFATVAGGGGSTNTSSAPSNKFIDSVPPQVDASKAPGYRGTSMCSPVSSKTSNSSVMSSGNSTIGSVQGVSPSGIHNSLQQQQQQYQASMNYGMNDHQLPSKTTSLAVARPVMNQQQNIELQNAGINQYNRAVYASDLASRNLNVNHQQQQHQQSQREMQQSQQQQSQQQQQQSSQQQPTPSQQQQASQQSQQQQQHQQMQSQQQQQQQHMMASNSQQNLEVGLFKNNSGGYDHANVNSSLLKMVPNDGQSSGGHPMMPFHPHMQSYAPSISQSASVSTTVSMSRLNPRAPDFSSSLHLNNKPQVTMFNPPTGIHPNMFAPVPAAPPTAMQPNNLAMLGNYPLNKYQQQQQQQQQQQQQQPTGGPNSRGPPPPTHPSTISSNGQARWQFSHPPHSNYPPHQDPMMAQMGFPNHLGNIGAAQVGGIDLITGLENGGSPTMSPSSPGQVSQEMSQLKLEDRKVPRPIGTERAWKNYNCGMGPGGDAEPPVNWMLNDKSVGSWNIPGMERQQMFRTNASYNRVSNLDPEIQQIMDSGFQGHMENPQAFPNGTAAALSMMPGLTLFPGQYGSATVLSEIPPPNDTTKMDAPGWGMPDPTAQDKHHPGWNKWTH from the exons ATGCAGAATGTAGCACAAGGAACATCCTCGGATAGCCAGAATAACGATAGAACGAGTGTTGTACACGACATTACGTCGTCTACTCCCCAGTCCTCGAACTCTAGCCCCACAAAGTCTGAGACCGAGACCTTTTCGGAACCACAACCACGCTTTATGACAGACTCATCTGAGAGTGAAGAGGACAGTATTTCAGAG ccgGATATATTTCGTGGTCCGCTTGATCAATCTACATTAGAGGAGGGTCATCATCACCTGGAGCcatcaaagtttttattaacacCCGAAGATCCAGAACGTTCTGTTGATCCAGAGACACAAGCGAGGTTAGAGGCACTGCTGGAAGCTGCAGGAATTGGTAAATTGTCATCAAGTGATGGAAAACATTTAGCTGACCACGAGGTATTAAGAAGATTAACGTCTAGCGTGTCTTGTGCGCTAGACGAAGCTGCTGCGGCATTAACTAGAATGCGTAGTGATAATCCACGTGGGCAGAACGAAAAACGTTCTCTTGTAGAAGCCTGTACTGACGGTGACGTTGGAACtgttagaaaattattaactgaAGGACGCAGTGTCCACGAAACCACTGAGGAAGGCGAAAGTTTGCTTTCTCTTGCTTGTTCTGCTGGATATTATGAACTAGCGCAG GTACTGTTAGCAATGAACGCCAACGTTGAGGATAGAGGTATCAAAGGAGACTGCACTCCGCTGATGGAAGCTGCGAGTGCTGGTCATGTTGACATTGTTAGTTTGCTCATCGCTCATGGGGCAGACGTCAATGCGCAATCTACTTCCG gtAATACACCATTGATGTACGGATGTGCCGGTGGCCACGAGGAGGTAGTTAAGGTATTACTTGAAGCTGGCGCGAATGTTGAGGATCATAATGAAAATGGGCATACACCATTGATGGAAGCAGCAAGTGCTGGCCATGTGCCAGTAGCTAAAATCTTATTGGAACACGGTGCCGGCATTAATACTCATTcgaatgaatttaaagagtcgGCATTAACACTCGCGTGTTACAAAGGTCACCTTGATATGGTAAGATTTTTGTTGGAAGCAGGTGCTGATCAAGAGCACAAAACAGATGAAATGCACACTGCGCTAATGGAGGCATCGATGGACGGTCACGTAGAAGTAGCCCGACTGTTGTTGGACTCTGGTGCCCAAGTTAATATGCCGACTGATAGTTTCGAATCGCCGTTAACACTGGCTGCGTGTGGTGGTCATGTTGATTTAGCGATGCTTCTAATCGAACGTGGAGCAAACATCGAGGAGGTTAATGACGAGGGTTATACACCATTGATGGAAGCTGCACGTGAAGGTCATGAAGAAATGGTGGCATTACTCTTAAGTCAGGGTGCGAATATTAATGCTCAGACTGAAGAAACCCAGGAAACGGCACTCACGTTGGCGTGTTGTGGCGGTTTTCTTGAAGTtgctgattttttaataaaagcagGAGCTGACATTGAGTTGGGAGCATCAACGCCTCTCATGGAGGCTGCGCAAGAAGGTCATCTGGATCTTGTACGTTATCTCCTTGAGTCTGGTGCAGATGTTCATGCTCAGACTCAAACCGGTGACACAGCACTTACCTATGCGTGTGAGAATGGTCACACGGATGTTGCAGATCTTTTACTTCAATTTGGTGCTGATTTAGAGCATGAATCTGAAGGTGGACGAACACCTCTGATGAAAGCCTGTCGAGCTGGGCATCTGTGCACcgtgcaatttttaatatctaaatTGGCCAGTCTCAATCGTAATACAACCAACAACGATCATACGCCGTTGTCGCTTGCCTGCGCTGGCGGACACCTTGCGGTTGTCGAGCTATTGCTTGCCCAGTCTGCCGATCCATTCCATAAACTCAAGGACAACTCAACTATGCTGATTGAGGCGGCCAAGGGTGGACACACCAGTGTTGTTCAACTATTACTTGACTATCCTCATAGCATTATGATGAATGCTCAGCATAATGCTGCTACCCCTGCTCCTATGCTGCAACAACAAAtgcaacaacagcagcagccaCAACAGCAACAgttacaacaacaacagcaaccaCAGCCTTCTCAAATAATCCAACCGCAACCATTGCctcaacaacaacaaccacagcagcagcaacaattGCAACAACAACCAATAATTCCCCAGCTACAACCACAAAACCTTAGTCATCAACAGCAAGTACCGATGTCTCATCAACAAGTACCATCACTTCAACAACCCCagcatcaacaacaacaacaacagagTCCTGAACAAAACCAAAACCAAAATTTACAACCGAAGCATAATAGCCAAAAATCATTGCTTCGAAAGAATCGTTCGGTGACGGTGATGCCAGACGCAAGTTTAACCTCCGCTGAAGCGCAGCAAGTACGAACTCAGCCTGCAGGTGAAGCTATCGCTGCATCGATGGATGACACAAATATATTAGATAAAGGTAGTGGTGTTTTTACCAGTTTATCAGAACCTAATATTGCATTAAGTTCAACGCCATTACCTGTTACTGCGTCCACGTCTGCTGAGAGTCGTAAGAACACGCGACACGAACAAATTCTTCATAAACAACAAATTCTCGAAGAATTACAG AGGGTAGAACGCGAACTTCAGATCAAAGGCGCAGGCCATTTGTTTTTAGGTACTCCCAATTTAGATGAACAAAAAAGACAACTAAAATCCGGCGATGGTGCGGATTCAACTGATTCACTACTGCCAGGAATGTCGAATATTGATTTACCAGCTCAATCAGCTACTGCACTTCAtg GGGATGCAACATTTCCTACAACGATGACGATGGCCAACTTCACGACAACGCCACCGCTGTCATTGCCAAGGGCTGCTGTCAGTGTACCGGGGATTACTGGGACAtcatcagcagcagcagtatCAACTGGAATTGGAATACAATCACCGCAGATCACTGGCACTTTGACCCTTCCTCATCCAATAACGGCTAGCAGTGATGTCAGTCAAAATACTGCCATCAGTGATCGACCCAAGGCTAAACCTGTCTCTAAGAAAGAGGGAAAAAATCTTCGTAAGCCCAATCTTGCTGCTGGCAAGTTCATTCAACAACAGacacagcagcagcaacaacaacagcaacaacaacagcaacaacagcagcaacaacagcagcaacaacaacagcaacagcaacaacagcaccaacaacaacaacaacagcagcagcagcaacaacaacagcagcaacaacaagtAACATTGGTGGGGCTCCAACAGCAATATCAAGAAAAACAACGACAGCATGTGTATCAGCTGCAACAAGTTCATGACCTTCAACAACTTCAGCAATTGAATCAACAGCTTCAGATGCAGTTAGACCAAGTACAG gtacagcagcagcagcatcaTCATGATGTACATCAATTTCAAGCTGGTGTTCTAAGTGACAGTGGTGCTATTGTAATGCCCAGTCAACTATTGGCTCACCTTCACCCCACTCAGACCCATCTTGAGCATCTTCACGATCAG CAAACAACTCAGCAAAATATTCCGGAGCCTTTGGACTCTGAATTGGCAAGATTGCATAGAGACACTACCTGCCCTTTCTTTGCTGCCGCACCTAAAGCTAAAGCATTGACTGCTGACAGCACTGTCCTGAAATTAGATGACGGAATGCAGATACCAATGGACGAGGTTGCCGAAATAATCGAATCAATTACCTTCGACGATGTGCCTAACGGTAACTATATGGCTC TTGGTCAAGACGATCAAGATGAATTAGAGCTTAAGAAATTTGGTATTTGTGACAAAGACCAAGAGCAGCTTTCAAAAGACCTTGTATCCATGGAACAACATCAGGTATTGCGTCAAGTTGAGCAG gaTGCCAGCGGCTCTGGAAGACGATCCAGTGAGAGATTAAATCGTGAAAAAACTCTAGACGATGTTTATAAGAAAGGTTTTAAACGCGGTTTGCGTATGGCAGCTGCGCAAATACGTGGCACTGAACCATCTTATGAAGATCCTGGACTTGATCCAACAA ttatagATAATCTAGTGCTGGGTTGGAATCTGAATGCAGCTGCACGGAACAAGGAAAAAAATGGAGCTAAAGTTAGTGCTGGTACTAGTAGCAGTAGCTCAAGTAGCAGTATTAGTAGTAGCAGTGCAAGCAGTAATCAGGTTCAAGTAGCAACGCAGACTCAAGGACTGGCAACGAGCACCGTGACAAGTCTTACGGAACCCGATAAAAAACAAGTATATACCGCAAATGCCTGCGCTAAAGAGAAAAAAGCTAGGTATGCTCTTTTATCACAGCAGCCTTCTCCATgtcaacagcagcagcagcaacaacagcagcagccaCCGCAACAACAAACTACTGCTGGTCCGGTGGTAACTGGTCATGttcaacagcagcagcagcaacaacaacagcagcagcagcagcaagtGCAGCAACAAGTTCAACAAAGTTATCAATTAGATCCAGCGATAAGTGTACCAGTTGGAGCGTATGCAGGCAGTGTTGTAGTACCTACAGGTGCGCAGGTCACCGCAGATCCAGCTCCAGGTACTTATCCACCGGCAAATCAGAATCAGCAGTTTGCTTGTATGGATGTTGATTCAGAAACAGACAGCAATCATGACACGGCTCTAACGCTTGCATGTGCTGGTGGCCACGAGGAACTCGTTGAATTTCTACTCAGTCGTGGTGCGGACATTGAACATCGTGATAAAAAAGGTTTTACACCATTAATATTAGCAGCAACTGCTGGACATCAAAAAGTTGTTGAAATACTTTTACATCACAATGCAGACATTGAAGCCCAGTCTGAACGTACTAAAGATACACCATTGTCACTTGCTTGCAGTGGTGGAAGATTTGAGGTTGTAGAATTATTACTGTCTCGTAACGCCAATAAAGAACATCGCAATGTATCTGACTATACACCACTTAGTTTAGCTGCATCTGGTGGTTAtgtcaatataataaaacttttgctGCAGAATGGTGCTGAAATAAATTCACGAACCGGTTCAAAACTTGGAATATCTCCATTGATGCTTGCTGCTATGAACGGTCATACTCAGGCAGTTAAATTACTTTTGGATATGGGTAGTGATATTAATGCGCAGATTGAAACAAACCGTAATACTGCTTTAACTCTTGCTTGCTTCCAAGGTAGACATGAAGTTGTAAGTCTGTTACTTGATCGTAAAGCAAATGTTGAGCATCGAGCAAAAACAGGACTAACACCATTAATGGAAGCCGCCAGTGGTGGTTACGTTGAAGTTGGTCGTGTTTTATTAACTAAAGGCGCGGATGTTAATGCAACTCCTGTACCCTCGTCGCGTGATACTGCCCTTACTATTGCCGCGGACAAGGGTCACTGCCGTTttgttgaattattattagcaCGTGGTACCCTAGTTgaggttaaaaataaaaaaggtaaTAGTCCGTTGTGGCTCGCTGCAAATGGCGGTCATCTTAATGTTGTTGAACTTTTACACAATGCCCATGCTGACATTGATTCTCAAGACAATCGTAAAGTGTCTTGTTTAATGGCAGCGTTTCGTAAAGGACATACTAAAGTTGTTAAATGGATGGTTGGTCATGTAACGCAATTTCCAAGTGATCAAGAAATGACAAGGTATATTGGTACTGTTAGTGACAAAGAACTATTGGAAAAGTGTCAAGagtgtgttaaaataatacgcGCTGCTAAAGAAACTCAAGCAGCTAAAGCCTATAAAAATGCCAGTATACTTTTGGAAGAACTAGATATGGAAAAAACACGTGAAGAATCAAAGCGTGCGGCAGCAGCACGTAGACGTGagcgtaaaaaaaagaaaaagttggaaaagaaagaagaaaaacgTAAATTGcatgaggaaaataaaaaaaatgaaacaatttATGAGGATAAAGAGGATGCGTCGAAAAAGTCGGAAGATGAGGATGCTGATAGAGCTGATGAAAGTGACAATGAGGGTGGTGCTGACAGTTGCGAACGTTTGGACAATGTTCCGTCACCATCGCCAGTAAATCGTAGCCCTGATGATCCTGATAAAGAAGAGGGTGACAGTGGTATCGATGCTAATAGCCAAGGAAGCTGTAGCAGCAATGATGTTAAAGCACGCGAAAGAAAGAAAgataagaaaaagaagaaaaataataataacaacagtaataataataatagcaactcaaataatagtaatgataaagACAACTCCCCACATCGCCCTCAATCTTCAGTTTTTGCTTCTTCTCCTTCATCATCAAATATATCCCAATCCTCCATAGTAGCACCTAGTAGTAAACTTCAAACTTGTTCTTCAACTTCAATTCCTAACTCTACTTGTGCTCCTGATAAACGCGCTTCAACTAGTAATAGTAATGCCGGAGGTTCGTCATCTTCAATGGCTACCTCGTCTGGCAATTTACGACAGCCAGTTGCATCTTCCTCTACTagtggtaataataataataataattcctcCGAGCGTAAGCTCAAAGGACAACTTGTATTTGAATCTTCAAGGCATCCTGCAGAACGTGAGGACTTTGAGGCAACCGGTAATGAAAATTATGTTTCTGGGAAGGGAAAGAAATCTAATAGCATTAATAGTAATCAGTATGATAATGATGGAATAAATAATAGtgttaaaacaataaattcaaCGAGTCCCAAACAGGCGGGTAAACGTGAAGAGGGTTGGAAGGAAGTTGTTCGTAAGGGACAATCTGATTCTGATTCTGGTAGATTCATGAATTCTCCATGtcgttctaaaaaaatatcggtCCCACCAAATGCTATTAGTCGTGTTATTGGTCGAGGTGGTAGTAATATTAATGCTATTCGCGCTGCAACTGGTGCTCATATTGAGGTTGAAAAGCAGAGCAAGTGTCAAGGCGAACGTATTATCACGATCAA aggTCCAACTGACGCTACTAAACAAGCTCATACTTTAATAGCTGCTCTTATAAAAGATCCTGATGTAGATATCCTTCAGATGCTGCCAAAGAACAAACTTACGGTGATTTCTTCAACTTGGGATAAATCGACGGCACCATCGAGTGcc ACATCCAAGCCTAAGACGGGGCCGGTAAATAAACCACCAACCACTGTCTCCGGGACCACTAGTTACGCAACTAAATCTGGTTATACTTCATCGGGATTATCCTCTGTCGGTCAAATAATGCCCTTaagatcatcatcatcaataaaattagcCGGTGCATTTTCAGCGCCTCTATCACGTGCAACTGCACCGCGACTAGTAGCAGCTGCCGAAAAACGTGCTCATGCCGcggcagcagcagcagcagctgCTGCATCTGGACAGGTATCATCCTCGTCATCTAATACCAGAACAACAATGTCTTATACTAGCGCTATTATGACCTCGGGACGGGCTACTAAACTTATAACAACAACTGCACCACAGACATTTGCTGCTAAATTGTCGGATATCACTGCCTCGACTCACACATCAACTTCAAATGTACAATTAAATCATACAAATcagattattaataacaacagtaataataataataataataacaataataataacaacaacaataatagtaataaacaaaagtcCTCAATATCATCAATATCTCAATCTCAAAGTTCAGTGAATAATGTTATGTCATCAACACCCTCGACATCGCTTAACTTATCTCATCAAACCATGACGAGCACATCGCCCAAGCACTGCCGTACACTGCCGTCTCTATCTACTCAAAGTATATCAGGACATTATACTAGTAAAACTTACTCATCGTCTGGTCCTATGACCATTCAATCCTCCACAATAACATCTACTGTTGTTTCAAATGGCTCGGATAATATTGTGTCGTCTACTTCTGTTAATTCTATGCGTGTTACACCATCTCCACCAGTTGTCACGCAATCAAATAGTTTTCAACAACAGCAATCTCAACAGACACAGCGTGAGCAACAGCAGCGAGAACatcagcagcaacagcaacaacaacatcaacaacagcgagagcagcagcagcaacagcaacaacaccAGCAACAACAccaacagcagcaacagcagcgagagcagcagcagcagcaacaacaacaacagcagcaacgagagcaacagcaacaacaagcTCATCACCATTCGCatcaacagcagcaacaaccaCAACCAATACGCAGCACGACTCCAGTTATTTCAGGAATTATGGAACAGACTGGATCACATCAAGCTCAACAGCAAACAAGTACACCACTTGAATACTCGTTGTTCAATGATAGTTTTTCAAAGGTTGCTCAACAATCAGTATGGGGAAATCGTGAAAACGAATCTCAGAAGGGTATGAATTTTGCAACAGTTGCTGGTGGTGGTGGATCTACAAATACTTCTAGTGCTCcttccaataaatttattgacagtGTACCACCACAAGTTGATGCTTCAAAGGCACCTGGTTACAGAGGTACATCAATGTGTTCACCAGTTTCCAGTAAAACAAGTAATAGCAGTGTTATGTCATCGGGTAACTCAACAATAGGCAGTGTACAAGGTGTATCACCCTCTGGTATTCACAATAGTCtacagcaacagcagcaacagtATCAAGCATCAATGAATTATGGTATGAATGATCATCAATTGCCAAGTAAAACAACAAGTTTAGCAGTTGCACGGCCAGTTATGAATCAACAGCAGAATATTGAACTACAAAATGCTGGTATTAATCAATACAATAGAGCTGTATATGCCAGTGATCTTGCCTCGCGAAATCTCAATGTAAAtcatcagcagcagcagcatcaGCAATCTCAGCGTGAGATGCAACAATCGCAACAGCAACAAtcacagcagcaacaacagcaaTCTTCCCAACAACAACCTACTCCATCTCAGCAGCAACAAGCTTCTCAGCAATctcagcagcagcaacaacatcAACAGATGCAAtcacagcagcaacaacagcagcagcataTGATGGCATCAAATTCACAGCAAAACCTCGAGGttggtttatttaaaaacaactcTGGTGGATACGACCATGCAAATGTTAATTCTAGTTTATTGAAAATGGTACCAAATGATGGGCAATCGAGTGGTGGACATCCGATGATGCCATTTCATCCACATATGCAAAGTTATGCTCCATCGATAAGCCAATCGGCGAGTGTCAGTACGACTGTAAGTATGTCAAGATTAAATCCACGTGCTCCTGACTTTTCAAGTTCATTACATCTCAATAATAAACCACAAGTAACGATGTTCAATCCACCAACGGGTATTCATCCAAATATGTTTGCACCGGTACCAGCAGCACCACCAACTGCTATGCAACCAAACAATTTAGCAATGCTTGGTAATTATCctctaaataaatatcagcaacaacaacaacagcagcagcagcaacaacagcaacagccAACTGGTGGACCAAATTCACGTGGACCACCACCACCGACTCATCCATCAACTATATCATCAAATGGGCAAGCAAGATGGCAATTCAGCCATCCGCCACACAGTAATTATCCACCGCATCAAGATCCAATGATGGCACAAATGGGATTCCCCAATCATT